In Vigna unguiculata cultivar IT97K-499-35 chromosome 3, ASM411807v1, whole genome shotgun sequence, a single genomic region encodes these proteins:
- the LOC114176181 gene encoding 1,4-dihydroxy-2-naphthoyl-CoA synthase, peroxisomal isoform X1 has protein sequence MRLNIKRTIIFRICLRYRMAENKDLETAIRRLASVKNHLLSAPAASPELTLTRTSTSDNSFGRVHGHVPSHDVVWKTASDDFTDIVYEKAVGEGIAKISINRPERRNAFRPKTVKELMRAFTDARDDSSVGVVILTGKGTKAFCSGGDQALRTDDGYSDDGGFSNLNVLDLQVQIRRLPKPVIAMVAGYAVGGGHILHMVCDLTIAADNAIFGQTGPKVGSFDAGYGSSIMSRLVGPKKAREMWFLTRLYDAVEAEKMGLVNTVVPLESLEKETIKWCREILSNSPTAIRVLKSALNAVDDGHSGLQELGGNATLIYYGTEEAKEGKTAYLQRRRPDFSKFKRRP, from the exons ATGCGATTGAATATAAAGCGAACCATCATCTTCAGAATCTGTCTCAGATATCGAATGGCGGAGAACAAGGACCTCGAAACCGCCATCAGAAGGCTCGCCTCTGTCAAGAACCACCTCCTTTCCGCTCCCGCAGCGTCCCCTGAACTCACCTTGACCCGCACTTCCACTTCCGACAACAGCTTCGGCCGCGTTCACGGTCACGTTCCTTCTCACGACGTCGTTTGGAAGACCGCTTCCGATGACTTCACAGACATTGTGTACGAGAAGGCCGTCGGGGAAGGAATTGCCAAG ATAAGTATTAATAGGCCTGAGAGAAGGAACGCGTTCCGTCCCAAAACGGTGAAGGAGCTCATGCGTGCTTTCACTGACGCCAGGGATGATTCATCTGTTGGGGTCGTCATTCTCACTGGCAAG GGAACCAAGGCATTTTGTAGTGGTGGAGACCAGGCTTTGAGGACCGACGATGGCTATTCTGATGACGGAGGTTTTAGTAACCTTAATGTGCTAGACTTGCAG GTGCAGATACGCCGCCTCCCTAAGCCAGTGATTGCAATG GTAGCAGGTTATGCTGTTGGTGGAGGGCATATATTACATATGGTCTGTGACCTAACTATTGCAGCAGATAATGCTATCTTTGGCCAAACTGGTCCTAAG GTAGGAAGCTTTGATGCTGGTTATGGAAGTTCTATCATGTCTCGTTTG GTAGGTCCAAAAAAAGCGCGTGAAATGTGGTTCCTCACAAGGCTTTATGATGCTGTTGAAGCAGAGAAAATGGGTCTTGTCAACACTGTTGTACCT CTTGAGAGTTTGGAGAAAGAAACGATAAAATGGTGTCGGGAGATACTGAGTAACAGTCCAACTGCTATACGGGTCCTCAAGTCAGCTCTTAATGCAGTGGATGATGGACATTCTGGACTTCAG GAACTTGGGGGAAATGCAACACTGATATACTATGGCACGGAGGAAGCTAAAGAGGGGAAGACTGCATATTTGCAACGTAGACGCCCTGATTTTTCTAAGTTCAAACGGCGACCTTAA
- the LOC114176181 gene encoding 1,4-dihydroxy-2-naphthoyl-CoA synthase, peroxisomal isoform X2 — translation MRLNIKRTIIFRICLRYRMAENKDLETAIRRLASVKNHLLSAPAASPELTLTRTSTSDNSFGRVHGHVPSHDVVWKTASDDFTDIVYEKAVGEGIAKISINRPERRNAFRPKTVKELMRAFTDARDDSSVGVVILTGKGTKAFCSGGDQALRTDDGYSDDGGFSNLNVLDLQVQIRRLPKPVIAMVAGYAVGGGHILHMVCDLTIAADNAIFGQTGPKVGSFDAGYGSSIMSRLVGPKKAREMWFLTRLYDAVEAEKMGLVNTVVPEHLRNRELLKLKQIAETDAPTSHLQ, via the exons ATGCGATTGAATATAAAGCGAACCATCATCTTCAGAATCTGTCTCAGATATCGAATGGCGGAGAACAAGGACCTCGAAACCGCCATCAGAAGGCTCGCCTCTGTCAAGAACCACCTCCTTTCCGCTCCCGCAGCGTCCCCTGAACTCACCTTGACCCGCACTTCCACTTCCGACAACAGCTTCGGCCGCGTTCACGGTCACGTTCCTTCTCACGACGTCGTTTGGAAGACCGCTTCCGATGACTTCACAGACATTGTGTACGAGAAGGCCGTCGGGGAAGGAATTGCCAAG ATAAGTATTAATAGGCCTGAGAGAAGGAACGCGTTCCGTCCCAAAACGGTGAAGGAGCTCATGCGTGCTTTCACTGACGCCAGGGATGATTCATCTGTTGGGGTCGTCATTCTCACTGGCAAG GGAACCAAGGCATTTTGTAGTGGTGGAGACCAGGCTTTGAGGACCGACGATGGCTATTCTGATGACGGAGGTTTTAGTAACCTTAATGTGCTAGACTTGCAG GTGCAGATACGCCGCCTCCCTAAGCCAGTGATTGCAATG GTAGCAGGTTATGCTGTTGGTGGAGGGCATATATTACATATGGTCTGTGACCTAACTATTGCAGCAGATAATGCTATCTTTGGCCAAACTGGTCCTAAG GTAGGAAGCTTTGATGCTGGTTATGGAAGTTCTATCATGTCTCGTTTG GTAGGTCCAAAAAAAGCGCGTGAAATGTGGTTCCTCACAAGGCTTTATGATGCTGTTGAAGCAGAGAAAATGGGTCTTGTCAACACTGTTGTACCT GAACACTTAAGGAACAGGGAGCTACTTAAATTAAAGCAAATAGCAGAAACCGATGCTCCAACATCGCACTTACAGTGA